One Xyrauchen texanus isolate HMW12.3.18 chromosome 46, RBS_HiC_50CHRs, whole genome shotgun sequence DNA segment encodes these proteins:
- the LOC127638527 gene encoding G-protein coupled receptor 22-like: protein MHAPPAMEEESTMSNVTVLDITESVSPAMTAAGPYPYPLSFQVSLTGFLMLEIVLGLSSNLTVLALYCMKSNLVNSVSNIVTMNLHVLDVLVCVCCIPLTIVVLMLSLQGDTVLVCCFHEACVSFTSVATAANVLAITLDRYDISVKPANRVLTMGRAVALLSCIWVLSFISFLVPFIEVGFLGPEPTKANQTAVLQVNEYYTELGLYYHLVAQIPIFCLTAIIMLVTYSKILQALNIRIGTRFHTAQKKKKMRRKKNFSLMSTSEQQLPEITDASQSSGGNRGNAPLGMRTSVSVIIALRRAVKRHRERRERQKRVFRMSLLIISTFLLCWTPITVLNTVVLSTGPSDLTVKLRLGFLVMAYGTTVFHPLLYAFTRQKFQKVLKSKMKKRVVSIIEADPLPNNAVIRNSWIDPKRNKKVTFDDHEARQKCLSSEDAD, encoded by the coding sequence ATGCACGCCCCTCCTGCAATGGAGGAAGAAAGCACCATGAGTAACGTTACCGTCCTTGACATCACCGAGTCCGTGAGTCCTGCCATGACGGCGGCCGGCCCTTACCCCTACCCACTCAGCTTCCAGGTATCCCTGACCGGGTTCCTCATGCTGGAGATTGTACTGGGCCTGAGCAGCAACCTGACGGTCCTGGCCCTCTACTGCATGAAGTCCAACCTGGTCAACTCCGTTAGCAACATTGTCACCATGAATCTCCATGTGTTGGATGTGTTGGTGTGCGTATGTTGCATACCCCTGACTATTGTTGTATTGATGCTTTCGCTACAAGGCGACACAGTCCTCGTTTGTTGCTTCCATGAGGCTTGCGTGTCCTTCACTAGTGTGGCTACGGCGGCCAACGTGCTAGCCATCACTTTAGACCGATATGACATCTCAGTCAAACCAGCTAATCGAGTGCTGACTATGGGACGGGCAGTGGCCCTGTTGAGTTGCATTTGGGTGCTGTCTTTCATCAGCTTCTTGGTGCCATTTATTGAGGTGGGTTTCTTGGGACCAGAACCCACTAAAGCCAATCAGACCGCTGTGTTACAAGTTAACGAGTATTACACTGAACTGGGACTATACTACCACCTAGTGGCTCAGATCCCAATTTTCTGTTTGACTGCTATCATCATGTTAGTGACCTACTCAAAGATCTTGCAGGCACTCAACATCCGGATCGGTACGCGCTTCCACACTGcacagaaaaagaagaaaatgagACGGAAAAAGAACTTCTCGCTCATGTCAACATCCGAGCAGCAGCTACCCGAGATCACGGATGCATCACAAAGCAGTGGCGGTAATCGTGGGAACGCGCCGCTAGGCATGCGCACGTCAGTGTCGGTGATCATCGCCCTACGACGGGCTGTGAAACGTCACCGGGAACGCCGAGAGCGTCAGAAACGCGTTTTCCGCATGTCGCTCCTCATAATCTCCACGTTCCTCCTCTGCTGGACACCCATCACCGTTTTAAACACTGTGGTTCTCAGCACAGGCCCCAGCGACCTCACCGTCAAACTTCGACTGGGCTTCCTAGTCATGGCGTACGGCACGACAGTCTTCCATCCTCTCCTCTACGCCTTCACGAGGCAGAAGTTCCAGAAAGTTCTGAAAAGTAAAATGAAGAAACGCGTCGTGTCTATTATCGAGGCAGATCCGTTGCCGAACAACGCGGTCATACGAAACTCTTGGATCGACCCCAAGCGGAATAAGAAAGTGACTTTCGACGATCACGAAGCGAGACAAAAATGTTTGTCATCGGAAGATGCGGACTGA